Within the Mucilaginibacter sp. CSA2-8R genome, the region AATGTCTACTACTTTTTTAAATACAGCTAAATCGTAATCTACAAGTGGTGCCTGGCGGCCTTCAATACCTGCATTGTTGTAAAAGCCATCAATACGGCCAAAGGCCTGCACAGTGTCATCCACATATTTCTTTACGGCGGCCTCGTCAGACACATCAGCCACGGAGGTCACTATTTTTGCCTGTGCATACTGAGTTTGTATTTCGGCTTTTGCCTTTTCGAGCAACTCTGCGTTGTAATCTATTAATGATAGCAAAGCTCCGTTTTTAGCGGCTTCGAGTGCGGCTGCAAAGCCCAAGCCCATCGCTGCTCCGGTAATAACAATTACCTTATTTTCTAACCTGTTCATATCTGTCGGTTTTGTTTATAATAAAACTTTATGTATCATACAAAGTTCTGTGGCCACGAGGCAGATTAGCCGCACAAAACACACCATCATTAGCACAATTTGAACATATAGTGTGTTGGATGTCAGGTTTTATATGCAGAATGCTGCGACTCTCTGAACTGCTCGGGTGTGAGGCCGGTATGTTTTTTAAAAAACCTGGCAAAATAAGACTGATCCGAAAAACCGAGCTGGTAAGCAATTTCTTTAATGGATAACCGGTTGTGATAGATTTCGCGTTTAGCTTCGATCACTAAAAACTGGTACAGCAGCTGACTGATGGTAAAACCTGTCCGTTGACGCAAAATCTCATTAATCCGTTTGGCCGTAAGGCCTATTTGTGCTGCGTAGTAGCTGGCCGACCTGCCTTCTTTATAATGAACCTCCATCAGCTGAAACAGTTTAACCATCCGGTGGTCCTCTCCTGCTTCCAAACTGAAACGCTGCGCTGAAAAGCGATACAGATGCCACAGAAAAGCCGTGGTGTATTTCAATAACAAGTTGATATCAGCCTGTCCTTGATTTTCGAGCAAGATCAGGTCAAATAATTTCTCCAGCGGCACTTGCATGTGGCCTGGAATAGTGATTCCAACATTATCAAAAGGCAAAAATAGTTGCCGGAGGAACGGCTCCTCTACCCGATGAAAAAAATCGGTAGAAAACACCATTACTTTAGCACGGGGCAGTTGCTGCGACGGAATGGCGTGCACCTGGTTTTTGCTCAACAGGTAAACAGTGTTTTTACAGATAGGATAAGCCTCGAAATCAATATAGTGTTCGCCATCATCCTGAGTAAACCAGATCACTGCAAAAAAATCAATGCGGTGATCGGCACTATGCTCACCAAAAGCCGTTTGCTCGTCCGAAGCCAGAAATGGCAGTTCGGGTAGTACATGCAGTGGGATATCAGTGTCAGGCATGGCAAATTTAACTAAGAGCAGTGCAATAAGCTGATTAACTTCTTTAGTTATAAAAGTGTTTGCAATTTGATCTGTGTACACCACTACCTCACTTCTTTCGGCCGCTTGTTTATTTTAAAACGTTTAACCAGTTAAACGTTTTTGCGCTTACCGGCACCGACCTTTGAGCTATGGAAAACACACAAAGTATTGAAGAAACCATCCTGACTTATACCAGCGCATGGAACGAAACTGAAAGGAAGAACATTGCCGGAAAAATCAGGCAGTGCTGGTCGCCCGATGCAAGTTATACCGACAAACTCACAGACACCATTACGG harbors:
- a CDS encoding helix-turn-helix domain-containing protein, yielding MPDTDIPLHVLPELPFLASDEQTAFGEHSADHRIDFFAVIWFTQDDGEHYIDFEAYPICKNTVYLLSKNQVHAIPSQQLPRAKVMVFSTDFFHRVEEPFLRQLFLPFDNVGITIPGHMQVPLEKLFDLILLENQGQADINLLLKYTTAFLWHLYRFSAQRFSLEAGEDHRMVKLFQLMEVHYKEGRSASYYAAQIGLTAKRINEILRQRTGFTISQLLYQFLVIEAKREIYHNRLSIKEIAYQLGFSDQSYFARFFKKHTGLTPEQFRESQHSAYKT